NNNNNNNNNNNNNNNNNNNNNNNNNNNNNNNNNNNNNNNNNNNNNNNNNNNNNNNNNNNNNNNNNNNNNNNNNNNNNNNNNNNNNNNNNNNNNNNNNNNNNNNNNNNNNNNNNNNNNNNNNNNNNNNNNNNNNNNNNNNNNNNNNNNNNNNNNNNNNNNNNNNNNNNNNNNNNNNNNNNNNNNNNNNNNNNNNNNNNNNNNNNNNNNNNNNNNNNNNNNNNNNNNNNNNNNNNNNNNNNNNNNNNNNNNNNNNNNNNNNNNNNNNNNNNNNNNNNNNNNNNNNNNNNNNNNNNNNNNNNNNNNNNNAGGTCGTGGGGGTGGGCGGCTGCGAGCGCAGGCACCGGGGGGCTTTCCCCCATTCCCGGGCAAGGCGCCCTGCGGGGGCGGATGCGGGAGCCGAGGGCGGGGGGGCTGTGCGGGAGAGCGGTGGGAAGGTGTGAGCGGCCGGGGCGCGTTCAGCGACCCCTCCCCAGTGCAGACCCCGGTGAGGGGTGCTGAGGTAGAGGGCAGGACCGGGGGACGCAGCCCCGGTGGCCGGCGGAGGACGAGGAGGCTCCTGAGCGCTGGGAAAGGAAGGATTTGGTGGGAGCGGGGACCCCCGCGCTGGGCGGGTCGCGGGAGGGCAGCCCCGGGCCGGGGATCCCGCGGGCCGGACCCACCCGGGGGAATCCCGGGGTGGGTCCGCGGGGCCGCGGCGGGAGGTGTGTGCCCCGGCCGGCGGGCAAGGCGAGGGGGAGGCCCGGGGAGGACCCCGGCGGGGGCCAGGGAGTGTCCCGAGCtggtggggaggagctgggccCTGGAGCGCGGCCGGGTCCTCCCCTCCCCGTCCCGCTGCCAGCTCCCCTttggcagctccctgctcttcGCAGCCCCTTCCCGGCTGCGCCAGGAGCACATGGTCCCCCCAGAGCCGGCCTGCCGTGTCCCTTCGGGGCCCTGCCTGGCCCTCCCGAGCCTCGATTCGCTGCCCTGCCCCGAAATGTCCCTAACCGGGGCTGTCGCTTCCCTCCTGCGCAGACCAAGAGAGCACCGAGGAGATGTCGGCTGTGAAGCCCGACAAGGGCGAAGGCGACgccagcagcacaagcagtGCCGGCGGAGGGGAGGCCCAGGTGAGTGGGGGGAGGAtcggcccccgcccggccctgCTGGCCCCGGGGAAGTCGTGGCAAAGTCCAGGGCCGGGCCGAGCTGTTTGCTGGGCCCAGGCGAGCGTTTCAGCGCgggcaggaagaggagggtgaGCGCTGCCAAGCAGCGCCCGTGGCTTCCCCTCCTCCCCGGCTCTCCTCGGAAACTCACAGCTCCCCTGTGACACCACGGCCCCCGCTGGCCCCTCTCCAGCTTGTGGAGCCCGGGAACCACCCTCCTTCCCGGGGGCTTGTTGTGCTTCAGGGGGATTCCCTGCCTTTGGGGTGGAGGAGCTCTCTCCTCTCTTGGCTTTCCCAGGCAGGctccctcccctttcctccctgtGGGTTCAGGCTGTCCCCGCCTGAcagccctgtgcctggcagTTGTATTTTTCCGGCTGTGGGTAGGTTTGTTCAGGAAGCAGTGTTTATCTTTTCCGAGTACGCTCctccctattttctttttttaagggttttttttttgttgttgtttccccgtttgttttttttccactccgGTCCTGCCCCTCGGGCCGCCTTCCACCCTGGTAACTCCTCCTCTCATCCCCAGGAGTCACAGCCATCCCcgctggctctgctggcagccacCTGCAGCCGCATCGAGTCTCCCAATGAGAACTCCAACAgctcccagggccagcagggcgGGAGTGGTGAGCTGGACCTCAACGCGGCCGCCGCCCAGCTCACCCAGTCGGCCAACGGCTGGCAGATCATCTCGGCGGGCTCCAGCACCCCCACGGGCTCCAAGGAGCCGGGCAGCAATGGCAGCAACGGCAGTGATGCCTCCAAGAGCCGCCCAGTCAGCACCGGGCCCTATGTGGTCACCTCGGCGTCCGGCCTGCAGAACCAGCAGGTGCTCACAGGCCTGCCGGGTGTCATCCCCAACATCCAGTACCAGGTGATTCCCCAGTTCCAGACCATCGacgggcagcagctgcagtttgcAACCACCCCGGCGCAGGTGAACGTGCAGCAGGATGCCTCGGGGCAGCTGCAGATCATCCCCGGCTCCAACCAGCAGATCATCACGAGCCGCGCGGGCGGCAGCAATCTCATCGCCATGCCCAACCTGCTGCAGCAGGCCGTGCCCATCCAGGGCGTGGGGCTGGCCAAcaacagcctctctgggcagacCCAGTATGTGGCCAACGTGCCCGTGGCCCTGAACGGCAACATCACCCTGCTGCCGGTCAACAGCgtggctgccagcctggcccccACGTCCCAGACGGGCACCCTGAGCAGCTCGGGCTCGCcggacagcagctcccagccagccacCTCgggggctgccagcagctcgGGCAGCACGGCCACGTCCCAGGCCAGCTCAGGCGCCTTCTTCACCAATGCCAACAGCtactccaccaccaccaccaccagtaACGTGGGCGTCATGAATTTCTCCACCAGCGCCACGGTGGGCACCAACGTGCAGGCGCAGACCCCCCAGAGGGCCAGCAGCGTCCCCAGCTCGGACTCTCTGCAGACCCCGGTGTCCGGGgtggccctgcagccagggcagcagaaggAGGGGGATCAGGGTCAGCAGtcgcagcagcagcagcagcagcagattctGATCCAGCCACAGCTGGTCCAAGGAGGGCAGACAATCCAAGCCCTCCAGACCACCCCTCTGTCTGGCCAGACCTTTGCCACTCAAGCCATCTCCCAAGACACCTTGCAGAACCTGCAGCTCCAAGCCGTGCCCAACTCTGGCCCCATCATCATCCGCACGCCCACGGTGGGTCCCAACGGGCAGGTGAGCTGGCAGACCATCCAGCTGCAGAACCTGCAGGTGCAGAACCCCCAGGCGCAGACAATCACGCTGGCCCCCATGCAGGGAG
This portion of the Parus major isolate Abel unplaced genomic scaffold, Parus_major1.1 Scaffold299, whole genome shotgun sequence genome encodes:
- the SP1 gene encoding transcription factor Sp1, which translates into the protein MSAVKPDKGEGDASSTSSAGGGEAQESQPSPLALLAATCSRIESPNENSNSSQGQQGGSGELDLNAAAAQLTQSANGWQIISAGSSTPTGSKEPGSNGSNGSDASKSRPVSTGPYVVTSASGLQNQQVLTGLPGVIPNIQYQVIPQFQTIDGQQLQFATTPAQVNVQQDASGQLQIIPGSNQQIITSRAGGSNLIAMPNLLQQAVPIQGVGLANNSLSGQTQYVANVPVALNGNITLLPVNSVAASLAPTSQTGTLSSSGSPDSSSQPATSGAASSSGSTATSQASSGAFFTNANSYSTTTTTSNVGVMNFSTSATVGTNVQAQTPQRASSVPSSDSLQTPVSGVALQPGQQKEGDQGQQSQQQQQQQILIQPQLVQGGQTIQALQTTPLSGQTFATQAISQDTLQNLQLQAVPNSGPIIIRTPTVGPNGQVSWQTIQLQNLQVQNPQAQTITLAPMQGVSLGQTGSTSTTLTPIASLPSGTVTVNAAQLSSVPGLQTINLSALGASGIQVHQLQGLPLAIANAPGEHGAQLGLHSGSGDGLGDESATVEEGETSPDPQPQQGRKTRREACTCPYCKEGEGRSSGDPGKKKQHICHVPGCGKVYGKTSHLRAHLRWHTGERPFICTWVLCGKRFTRSDELQRHKRTHTGEKKFACPECPKRFMRSDHLSKHIKTHQNKKGGATNVAMNVSAVPMDTAASGEGNGGATPSALIATNMVAMEAICPEGIARLASSGINVMQVADLQSINISGNGF